Below is a genomic region from Planctomycetia bacterium.
CTATTTTCCGAGCAGCCCAAATGAGCTCCGAGAGCTTATTGAGAAGTCACAGAACGATGCCGCGCGGACGGCGTCCGATGCGGCCATAAATGCCTATCTTCAGTCTCTCCTTGCCGTTCTAAATGAACGTGACGCAAAGGCGACAAGAGAAGTGTTGGATGGAATTGGCCAAGTGCTCGCAGATGCCGTCGAAATCGACCAATTGCTCTTCGGGGGATCAGTCGCCAAGCACACGTACGTCGACGGGCTAAGTGACGTTGACGCACTTGTGGTGCTGGACAGCGCGAAATACGTCGACAAATCATCGACACAAGTGCTGTCGTCTATGTTGCGGCAGCTAAAGAAGGAACTCAGTTCATCGCTGTATACGAGCATTCGTAAAGGCGAAATGGCAATTACGATTGAGTTGCGTACGGGCGGTGAAATTCAGCTCGTACCTGCATTGAAAGAAGGACACCAAATTAGGGTTCCTGACCGTGGAGCCGGCTGGGTCACCACAGACCCAAAAGCCTTCCAGGAGCGGCTGACGGAATTAAACGCCAAGTTAGGCGGCACTCTTGTTCCTGCGATCAAGCTCATGAAATCCATAGTCGGAGAGTTTCCAGATCAAAAGAGAATCGGTGGTTATCACGTTGAGGCTTTGGCGGTAGATGCTGCGGGCCAGTATTCTGGGCCAAATGCTATCAAATCGGTTGTGACGCAGCTTTTTAAGCACGCGGCTGGACGAGTGCTCACGCCAATTTCCGATGTGACCGGTCAATCGGGGGCTATTGATTCCGGTCTTGGCAATCCTGGGAGTAACGTACGACGAATAGTCGCAGATGCCTTGTCCGCAGTCGGGCGGCGGCTCGATGCTGCAAATGATGTGGATCAATGGAAGGCGGTGTTCGAATAGTTGGGTTTCAAGGGCATGAATGCTGCAGTAAACGTCCCATGGCAACGTTGCGTTCCCGTGAATCGTTTGTCTTTGATGGAGCGGAGTGTCGCAAGATGTTTGATGCAACACAAAAACGAGATGAAAACCTCGTCAGCCGGTACCTGACGGCGAAGGAAGTCGTGGTGCAATCCGGCTACGCGCGCGAGATCGATTGGCAAGAACAACGGCGACTAGAGAACGTAACTGAGTCAAGCTTCCTACTTGAATGTGCTTGGGTCATTCTCAATAGTGGCATGCGCGAGAGCGTGGTCCGTCAGCGGTTTCCACTCGTCACAAGAGCGTTCCTTAATTGGTCCAGCGCCAGTGAAATTCTCGGGCAACAACAAGCGTGTAGGCGGAGAGCAATTGCAGCATTCGGCCATATCCCGAAGATTGATGCGATCGTTAGAACGGCCGGCATGCTTGTGGAGAATGGAATCGATAAGATCAAACGGCGAATAAAGGTAGTTGGTGTGCCTGCGTTGCTCCAGTTCCCATTTATCGGTCCCGTTACTGCGTGGCACTTGGCGAAAAACATCGGCCTTGATGTTGCTAAGCCCGATCGCCATCTGTGCCGTATCAGCGAAATCGCTGGGTTTAGTTCGCCCTCGGAAATGTGCAAGCTCATCGCTCGTCATGTTGGCGATCGCCTAAGTGTCGTTGATGTGGTACTGTGGCGGTTTGCGACCCTCCAACACAATTATTTGAAGTTCTTCAACATTCAACTAAGTGAACGCAATGACGACGTTCAGCTCGATAGCTGGGAAGGTCCTACACATCGCGGGCAGCGCAAGCTTAGATTGTGCGCCTGAATCGCTGGCTCGTTGTCGCTCATTTATTGCGTCGATAGTACGCGGATGGCTGAAGCAACGCGGAAGCTTTGTCATATTCTTGGGGCGCGAACCGCGCCGGGACGAAGCCGATTCAGCTACCGCAATTACTTTCGACTGGCTCATACTCGAACTTCTGCATGGTAATTACGCGCGCGAGCACGAGGTGACTTCGGTCTGTCGAGCTGTACTGTCATCTGAGTCCCAAAGGCGACGACTTCCTGGGGACCGCATGAGCCTACTTGACTCCACGCTATCGTCGGGACTGCTGTCGTTGGAATTTATCGACGAAGAGCGGCATATAGGCGGGTACATTCGCCAGCATATTGCGGAGTTGTCCGACTGTGCATTACTGATTGGTGGTGGAAGAGGCGTAGCGGATATTCATGACCGCTTTGCGCGTCGTGGGGTACCTGTGCTACCGTGCGACATTGAAGTCGGCTCTTCCTGCAATGATGGCTCGGGATCTCTCGGATTAAATCGCAAGGCGTTTACGGCACCGGAGCTGTTCCTTCCGTGTAATCCTCAGCTGTTGAGGGACAGGTTGTTTTCCGTTTCGCTTGCCTCGAATTCAGTTGATGTGGACGTCATTTCAGAACGTGTTGTATCGCTGTATGACGCGGAGTTTCGGTGCCGGGCTGAAAATGCGGTCGCTCCGAGCGAAGTCGTATCGAAGGAACTGCGAGTATTGTTTGCCGCCGCGGCTCCGATCGACCAGCTGCAACTTGAACTCGATCACGAAGGATTGGGGATCGTCGAATGCTTATTAAATGGAGTATCGGCGGACAGGATTCAGGTGAACGTGGTGCGACAGACAACCCCTGACTCGCTTCGTAGCATGCTCGCCAAGTATCGTCCCAACGTGATCCACTTTTCCGGTCACGGTTATAGTGATGGAATTGTGCTTCAAGACAACACGGGCCACACGTATAAGGTCGGCAAGGCGTCGCTCGCGAGTCTACTTGGAGTGTTTTCCAAGGATATTCGTATCGTGATTCTCAACTCCTGCTCGTCAGGCGCAGTAGCCGAGGAACTGGTCAAAAACATCGATTTCGCCGTTGGGATGAAGGCGGATGTCTATGATGTAACAGCAATCGCGTTTTCGGAAGGCTTCTTTGACGGGTTCGCGAATGGAGCTTCCGTCATGGAGGCATTCAACCTCGGACTGGCCAATTGCAGTTTAAAGCGTACGCCGTCTCCTGATCTACCGACCATTTACGTCCATTCAGGGGTCGATGCGAATAAAGTTACTTTGCTGCAACGAGAATAGGATCGAATAATACGGGACGAATGAGAAAGCGGGACATTCTGGATAACCAACGTATCCTGACGACGGCGTTTGTCGCCCAGGCGGCATCGTTGGAGAGGCAACACTTCGTATTGCGACGGACTTTCCTGCTACGGAGGATGCGATGGGCGAGCGAAGCTCTGTGTTCATCAGTTATAGCTCCAAGGACAGAGATTTCGTCGTGCCCGTCGTGAAGGCGGAGGAGTCGCTGTCGTGGTCGGCCTATATCGATTCGGAAAGTATTGCTGCAGGGTCCGACTGGCAAGACGCAATTGACGCCGCAATAGTGAGATCTCACCGCTTTGTACTTTGCTGGTCCGCTAACTCTGCGCAGTCGGTACAGGTTGAGCGAGAGTGGCGATTAGCGCTGGAGTTCGGTTGCGTCGTTATTCCAGTTCTCATCGACAACACGCCGCTGCCTGCTGAGCTCGCGGAATATCACGCCATTGACCTGCGCGAGTATATGCGCAGTAACTGCAGGCTCATTAGTGGTCAAGCAGCATTGTTAGGTGCATTCGTGGGTGGGGTAGGCGCCGCACTGATCTACGTGATGATGAATGCGATGGTCAACCAAGGAGCTGGCTTCTGGCGGGTGTGTGGCGTTTTATTGGGCTGTTTGCTGGCTCTGATTGGCGCGTTCACCGTGCGTTACTGGCTTAAGTGGCTCAAGCTGCTCGGCGTGGTAGAAAAACATGTGCTGCGAGATCTCCGGGCGGGCTACGATCCGGGCCGCGTGAGGCAGCAGCGCCAGGGAAAGGCCGAGTCCTGAGGAGGATCGAACTAGAGGGGACTAGAGTCGAACGTCTCGGCAAACTTCGTTCGTGCCGCGCCCGCCGCCGCCTACTTCTTGATCTTGCGCCGCGTCTCAAGCGTAGGAGGTCGCAGGACATTCTGGATAAGCGATCAATATGAAAAACGCCTTCGACGTCTTCATTAGTTATCGTCGTGAAAACGGCGGTCAGATGGCTCAGCTGTTGCACATCGCACTCAGTGCTCGCGGCTACGCGCCGTTCATGGACGTCAGAGATCTAGGTTCCGGCGCTTTCGACGAAGCTCTCGAGCGGCATATCCAAGCCGCGGAAGACTTCGTCGTCGTTCTGGCCCCTGGAAGTCTCGATCGGTGCCGAGATTCTGCCGATTGGCTTCGACGGGAGATCGCTCTCGCCCTTGCCTCGAATCTGAATATCGTGCCTCTGCTGCTCGACGGCTTCGTGATGCCGAGCGCCTCGGAAGTCCCCGACGACATTGCCCCGCTCGTGATGCGCCACGCCGTCTCCTACAGCCACGAAAATGCGACGGCCTGCCTGGACCGCATGATTTCCATGTTGAAATCGAAACCAAGAGTGGAACTCGAGAAGGTGGCGTATTGGCTGGCTCCCCACGCCGGCTGGATCGCGTCGATTCTCGCCTGGAGCACCCGGTTCAAGGATAATCCGTACGTAACTCCTAATAACGCTACCTTGGGTGCATCCCACATCATTGCAAGATTCGCCGAGTTGATGAAGAAGCAGTATGGGGCCGCCGGGACGGTGATCAAGCGTCTGGAGTTTAACGAGTCCAGTGTGCAGTACTTCCTCTTTGAGTTGTGGCACCATGTTTCAAATACGTCTCTCAGTGAACCGATGGACAATATTGTTCCTCTCGCCATCACCCCGGAAATGGTTGAGTCGCTGGCGCACTGTTTTGGCCGTCAGCTTTTCGACAATCTGGTCCTCTTGAGAGACAGCGGTCAATCGCCCGCGACGCCGGCGGCTTGGGAGGCCTACGTAAAGGAAAAAGAGCGGAATGACGCGTTACGGCGACAACCGCAATCGCGCTCCCCGTGATACTCCGTGGCTTTCGCCTCGTGCGTGAGCGGTATGTCCCGGCCAGGATAAGTCGCCATTCCGGCGGCTACTACCCCTCACTCGGTCCGGCACGTCTCTCGGCCGGCTTCGTCCAGCGTTAGCCCGCGCATTCGCGGACTCTCCAAAAATAATTTGCGGCGGATTGAATCACCCGCTGCACACTCCTTGTACATCGTCAGTACATCGTTATTACACTCGCGCAACAAAGGCACCTCATCGGGAGGTCGCAAAACGCTGCTCGCACGACGTTTCGAGGGCGCCCCTCGTCGAGGTCGCGCGGACTCATGGTCGAAGCAAAAAACAGTTTTGCGCATCGGTTGTGCGCGTTGGTCAAATCCGCTGGCGAGAGGGTCCAAAACGCTTTCATTTCGCTCCTCTCGTTCGTATAAATCTTCAACGGGCCAAGCAGTTGTGCTTGGCCCAGATGAGCCTGGCAGGTCGCTCGAGTACTCAAACGCTCCGAGAGACCTAAACTCCAAAAAGGCGTAGGCGCGGGATGAACCTGCGGCGTGTTGCCAAGCACGCTATCGCGTAACCCATGTTTGATCAGTTCCTCCGCACAGTTCGCCCCGCTCTCTAGCGGCGCCCGATCCGGTCCTCCCTGCGCACCTGGCCCGTCCACCCCGCGTGGCTGCCCCTCGCAGCCGCTGCGCGCCTTCTCCAGCGCAAAGCTGCCGGCCCGCGCACAGCCGCCATCCCCGGCTAAGCCGCGGCCCCCCGCGCCTCGGCCACGTTCGGCGCGTCCCACGGGTCCCCCGCGCCACCACCGCGCGCCCGGCCGTCCCTCAGCCCTCTGCATCTAGCTCCAACGTCTATCTCTAACGTCTATCTCTAAGGTCTAGCTCTAACTCAAGGTCCCCCGCAAATGCCAAGCTGGCTCTTCCCCCAAGGGGGCATCAATCGGGCCGTCGGGAAACAGCGGCAGCCGCCGTATACCACCCCCGACGCGCAAAACGCCTTCCCGGAATCACCCCAAGACGGGCGGATCCGCGGCGGCGTGCGCCCCGGCCTCGTTCGCACCTGGCACACTTCCGCCAGCAACTCACCGGTTCGGCTCTTAGACAGCGTGTCGGTCAAGTTCCCCGGCTCGGCCCAGTGGTATTTTCGCGACTCGTTCGACTACGTGAATTTTCCGCCTTCCTGGACGAAAACAAACAACTGCATTACGGGCGTCACGTCGACCGCCCCGACGATCACAAAAGGCTCGATCACTTCCAGCACGTCCGACGCCGTGCCCCAGAAGGCAATTTATCGCTCAGCCCCGACCGACATGAAGTCACTCGCCACGAACGACGTCTACATGCTCGGCATGTACGTCCGTTCGTTTCAGGGGGCCCATCACGGCGTCTACTCGATCTACTTCCGGCTCGACGCCTCGCCCGACGTGACGCCCAGCACCGGCGACGCCAATGCGATGGAAGTGCGAATGACCATCACGGGCGCTACCGGCGCTTGCGCGATTCAACTCTACAAGCAAGGGGCGGCCCTCGGTGCCGTCTATAACGACTCGGCCCTCGTCGCCGCCGAAGGCTGGCTGCAGGTGAAGGTCACGAAAGCCGCGAGCGACGATCGGATCGACGTCTACTGGCGGGGCGTCAACGTCATTGCAAACAGCACCTCGACCGGCACGACCACCGACAAGCACTTCGGCTTCGGCCTCAAGGCCACCGAGAGCGGCGGACGGTGCATCGTCGATCGGGTGCGGCTCGACTATACGGCGAGCGCCGCGAAAGAGTTGTTGCGGCCGATCGTCTTTTTCATCCAAGACGGCAAGCTGTTTCACGACAAGCTGATGCCTGGGCACTTCACGCAATCGTCGAAAGCGTCAGGCGTCGCGTCGTTGTATCAGTTTGCCGCCGATCGGCAACTGCAATGCGCATCGCACGGCCAGCGGGTTTACTTCGCCGATCACGCCACGCCGATCATGACCGGCACCGACGGAGTGATTGCCGGCGGTGCGACGTTCTCCAGCGCCACGTTTCCCGACTTGGTGGCCGGCGGACTCTCGACGAACACGGCCGATAATAATTACTTCGGCAACTTCGCCGTGCATGTCACGGGCCCCGCGACCCCCTCGAGCAAGGCCGGCGTTTACGCAATCTCGGCGCTAACGACCGCTTCGAACCCCGACACGCTGACGATCTACAAGCACGTCAACACCTCGCTCGCTCCGGTGGCGGCCGGGGCGACGGACGGCACGGGCCTGACGTTCCGTATCGAGCGGATTCCGAAGGTCTGGAACCCGGCCGACGAAGGGACCTCGACCGACCCGATCAAGCCTTGGGTGACGATCGAAAACGGCGGGTATCAGACCGGCTACGGCTCCGGCTTCGGATTCTCGGGAAACAACAACACCAATAGCGGCGTTGTCCCGTGTGGCTGCCGGGCGATCGAAAGCGACGGCGGGCGCGTGCACCTGGCGGCCGATCCACTCGACCCGAACCAGGTTTACGGCTGTGCCATCGGTGAGCCGCATAACTGGTCGTTCAGCGACGTCGAGCCCGGCAGCGCGTTTAAACTTGGTGGCGCGGATGCCGCCAAGCCGGGCGACGCCGTGATGGGCCTGATGTTCGTCGACGACGATGTAAAGCTCGTCGGCTGCCGCACGGAATGCTGGATCCTGCGCAGCGCCCCGCCCGACGGCGGCGGCGGCGCTCAGGTGCGGTCGCGCCACAGCGGCCTGCTGTCGTTCTCGGCCTACTGCCGCGGCGAAAACGGCGAGCTCTATTGGCTCGGCCGAAACGGCGCTTACATGTCGACGGCCGACTTTCGCCCGCAGCCGATCAACGAAGGGCTGCTGCCGCGCGAACTGCAGGATCTGGACGCCGCCTCAATCACCATCCTGGCGGGCTACGACCGGCGAGCCCGCGGCGTGCTGTTCTGCCTGACGCCCGAAGATCCGGTAGCGGAGGTGCGGCACTGGTTCTACTACGCGCCGACCAAGGCGTTTTTTCCGCTCGTGATCACTTCTGCCGGGGCCTATCCGACGTCGCTCAAGTGGATCGAATTCCCCGACCCGGAAGACTCGGCGCTCTACTCGGGCGGCTATGGCGGCTCGATCCGCCGATTCTCGCCGACGAGCGAAACCGACGACCTCGACCCAATCACTTCGTTCGTCGACATCGGGCCGATCGAGCTCGGCGACGGGCGATTCGATGAGGCTCTGACCACCCTGCGGCCGATCCTCGCCGCCGACTCGGGCGACGTGACCTACGAGGTGTACTTCGGCGCCACGATGGAGGCGGCCATGGACGCCACGGAGCCGTTCGCTACCGGCACGTTCTCGGCCACGAACAACGTCGAAGTGCCGATCCGCGGCTCGGGCGGCGCCGTGCGGCTGCGGCTTATCGGCACGGCCGGGCGGCAGTGGGCCATGGAGCGCATCGTGGCGGCGATCGAACACGTTCAGAAAGCACGGTGAGCGATGGCCGGCATACGCACGTTCAGGGTTCCGACGCAGGTCAGCACCGAGGTTCGCAATGCGTTCGAGCGCATCAAATTGTTGCTCGACGAGTTGGCCGATCAATACGTCGAAGGCAACCTGCCGGCCGGGCTCGCCGGCGGCGCGACGGCAACGATCGACGAGCGGGTGATCAACGGCAAGGCGATTCGCTCCGGTTTTTCCTTGCCGAGCGATACGAACTTTGGCGCGATGTGGAACGGCGAAGACTACACGCTCATCTGGGCGGATAAATGTGAGGTTGAATCGTAATGCTCGTCAACCGATGCAGTTGCTGCGAAGGGGG
It encodes:
- a CDS encoding nucleotidyltransferase, producing the protein MGSGGGGYRYFPSSPNELRELIEKSQNDAARTASDAAINAYLQSLLAVLNERDAKATREVLDGIGQVLADAVEIDQLLFGGSVAKHTYVDGLSDVDALVVLDSAKYVDKSSTQVLSSMLRQLKKELSSSLYTSIRKGEMAITIELRTGGEIQLVPALKEGHQIRVPDRGAGWVTTDPKAFQERLTELNAKLGGTLVPAIKLMKSIVGEFPDQKRIGGYHVEALAVDAAGQYSGPNAIKSVVTQLFKHAAGRVLTPISDVTGQSGAIDSGLGNPGSNVRRIVADALSAVGRRLDAANDVDQWKAVFE
- a CDS encoding toll/interleukin-1 receptor domain-containing protein, encoding MGERSSVFISYSSKDRDFVVPVVKAEESLSWSAYIDSESIAAGSDWQDAIDAAIVRSHRFVLCWSANSAQSVQVEREWRLALEFGCVVIPVLIDNTPLPAELAEYHAIDLREYMRSNCRLISGQAALLGAFVGGVGAALIYVMMNAMVNQGAGFWRVCGVLLGCLLALIGAFTVRYWLKWLKLLGVVEKHVLRDLRAGYDPGRVRQQRQGKAES
- a CDS encoding toll/interleukin-1 receptor domain-containing protein is translated as MKNAFDVFISYRRENGGQMAQLLHIALSARGYAPFMDVRDLGSGAFDEALERHIQAAEDFVVVLAPGSLDRCRDSADWLRREIALALASNLNIVPLLLDGFVMPSASEVPDDIAPLVMRHAVSYSHENATACLDRMISMLKSKPRVELEKVAYWLAPHAGWIASILAWSTRFKDNPYVTPNNATLGASHIIARFAELMKKQYGAAGTVIKRLEFNESSVQYFLFELWHHVSNTSLSEPMDNIVPLAITPEMVESLAHCFGRQLFDNLVLLRDSGQSPATPAAWEAYVKEKERNDALRRQPQSRSP
- a CDS encoding CHAT domain-containing protein: MTTFSSIAGKVLHIAGSASLDCAPESLARCRSFIASIVRGWLKQRGSFVIFLGREPRRDEADSATAITFDWLILELLHGNYAREHEVTSVCRAVLSSESQRRRLPGDRMSLLDSTLSSGLLSLEFIDEERHIGGYIRQHIAELSDCALLIGGGRGVADIHDRFARRGVPVLPCDIEVGSSCNDGSGSLGLNRKAFTAPELFLPCNPQLLRDRLFSVSLASNSVDVDVISERVVSLYDAEFRCRAENAVAPSEVVSKELRVLFAAAAPIDQLQLELDHEGLGIVECLLNGVSADRIQVNVVRQTTPDSLRSMLAKYRPNVIHFSGHGYSDGIVLQDNTGHTYKVGKASLASLLGVFSKDIRIVILNSCSSGAVAEELVKNIDFAVGMKADVYDVTAIAFSEGFFDGFANGASVMEAFNLGLANCSLKRTPSPDLPTIYVHSGVDANKVTLLQRE